The Cryptomeria japonica chromosome 6, Sugi_1.0, whole genome shotgun sequence genomic interval ACCTCATCCCTTCCCTTTCTTGGCCTAGACTCATGGTTGGTGTGCTACAGCGGGTGAAACTATGGATCTAGGGTTTTGTATGAGGCTACAGAGGATGCAAGCGGATCTATTTTGGTGATGAAGAGGAATGTAGTGGTGATGGTGAGGCTATTTTTCTCTATCAGTTTCCCCTTACCACGTTCCTACTAGCTTGCAGTGTGTGCTAGGTTATGTCATGTGGGCAAAAACTCCTTTGTTTTGATTTCTGAAGGAAGCTCTTGTGTGGGGTGCTCTTCGTGATGGTTTCGTGGGCTCTTGGAAGCCCTCTTCCCCAAAGTTTTTCTCTCCTTGGCGTGTTGGAATGGTTTAGCATTTGGGTTTTCTTTGGGTGGAGGCCTCTGTCTTCTACATCATTCTGGCTTGAGGACTCTTTTCCTCATGAGATGGTTCTTTTATTGGGTGATCTCGTTGGTGATTTTTGCCCCCATTTGTTTTGACTATGATAGATGCTCTTTTGGGCCTTGGCTTCTAGTTGGTTGACTAGTGGAGGTCTCAGACTCCATGAGGGTTTGTTTTTTGCCTGATCTATGGCTCTTGCCTTTTCTAGCTTTATCTTATTCTTATGGGGTTTTGTTGTTGCTCATATTTCAAAGGGGTTTTATGGAAGTTGTTTCTGCCCTGACTGGGAGATCTTCATGTTGGTTTCTTTGAGGGCTCCTTTGGATATCTCAGCTTCTTCTCTACCCTTGATGTGGAAATATGATGGCTTTTGTGTTTCTCTTCTCTCCTTGTGCACCTGTATTTATATTGATCTTCTGGGAGAGGTTTTTTTGTTATGGATTCCTCCAAAATCTCTTTGGTTTGTGATTTTCTAATGATGGGGTTTGTCTTTCTTTGGTTATATCTCCCGACTCTTGGGTCTCTCTATGGTGAGGGTTATGCTATCCCCATCCTCTTGGTTCCATGGCTTTGATCTTTGTGCTTCATTTACTACATCTTTGGGTTACTCTagtttttcctatagaggtggtcctatcttctattgagggggagatggatgtggctagaggtgacctttctcctattgaggtggagttggatgtTACTGGTTATGCTTGGAAGTGTTGCTGGGGGTTTGAAGCCTTGTCTTTTGGCTGTAAGGGAGCTGATGATGGCCTTTTTGCTGACTTCTTTCCTttatctcctatggaggtggagatctTGAAAAGCAAGTTGTTCTCAATGGTGATCACTATCAAGGATAAGGTTGTGGGAGACTTGATAAAACCCATCGTTATGGTTGAGGGAGCCTTGTTCCCTATGTTCATGTCCGTCTGAGCTCTTTGGAGGTTGGCTTTGGCCTTTTTCTTTTGCCACTAGTTCTTTAACGCTTAATTTACTTTGTTCTAGGTTGTGGCTAGGTTGCTGAATGTCTATGTTGTATTTTATTGCACCATTCTATTGAGGGTTCCAGATCAGTGAAAAATCCGaaggggtcccttcaaaacttgttgtatgaAGTTTCGAATCCCCTCAATACATATttgttccttaataaaaaacacattactcttttaatttgtttaaaatataaatatacctTTAACTAATAAAAGTCACCCTAAATATGAGAACACAACTCTAAATGATTTGATCACTACAACCATATTTATACCATCTATAATAACTTTGTTCACCACATATACTACTATATTTGTACATTAGTGAAAGCTTTTAAATCCATAAatttaccaaaattcaaatgacaaatcCCTTTAGCAAATTTGCTGAATCTTCCATACTCATTTAATGTTCCAAAATCCCTCCAAATTATCTAGAGTCTCCTCATCTAATAGATCCATAATTATGTCGAGATTCATTCTTATCAAGAAGATAAGAAGCGTCCCGTTCTTACAGCCACAGCATGGTGGAAAGATTCTATATAAACAATAAAACCTAAGACTGAAATTGACGTCCAACAGCATGTACAATATAAAACGTTAGAAGGTCAGGCGTATAGTCTTCACTGTTACCGACCGTAATTGATGAGTGCTCTTCGCTATACCGAAAGGTCAGGCATATTTGGGCTATATAATGAACCCTCAATACACAATTTAAAGACACATTCCTATGTTTTCCTCTGCTGTCTGCTGCTTCTGTGACTGTGCATTCATGTTTTTCTGACAATTTGCAATAAAATGGGTAATCTTATGTGCATTCGTGTTTTTCTGTATCCACACGTAGTTTGGAAAAGACCCGAATGAGCATTTTTGGGTGTGTTTGATGGCCATGGGGATTATGGAAGAGAGTGCTCGCAGTTTGTGAAGAGATAACTATGCAAGAACCTGTTCAGGGATCCAGAATTTAGAACAGAAGTAGTTCGAGCGTACCATTCTGCTTTTGCATTTACAAATGCTCAGTTACATGAGCGCGAAATAAGTGATTCGATGAGTGGAACGATAACAATAACAGTGCTTGTGAGAGGGAACACACTCTATTTTGCTAATGTGGGGGGTTTCTAGGGTTGTAATTGCGGAGAGGAGAGGGAATGAGATAGTTGAGGTGGACATTTCTAGTGATCACACTCCTTTTAGAGTAGATGAGTTTGCTCGTGTGAAGAGCTGTGGGGCAAGGGTTATGTCTCTTTACCAGATTGAAGGTTTGAACTTTGAAGAACCCAAATGTTAATGTTGGGTAGGGGAAGAGGATAATGATGATATTGATCTTCCATGTCTCTGGGTTCCAAATGCAGTGTATTCTGAGATTGCATTTATGAGGATAAGGGTTATTTAAGAGGATGATGATGGTGATTTTTCACGTTTCTGTTATTTTCATATATCATAATTTATGCATTAGTGCATTTTAAGGGCTGGATAGGTGTTTCCTCTCTCGCTCATGGAAATGCCTATCCAATTCCTAGAATGCACTAATGCATAAATTACCCTCATACAGTGGATAGCTGTTTCCCTGACTCATggattctttgttattgcaaatgACGGAGTGTTTGAATTTCTCTGCAATAAGTCAGTTTTAGATATGGTAACTTATTTGCTTTATTATATTTTCTACATTTTCTTTTATGAATATTAGTGCTAATCTATGGGAACCTTTGTCCTCAGTTCACTATTGTTGTATGTTCTGAAACAAATTTTACATATTTTGTTTCATTAACAAAAACCCCCTCAACAAACATTAAAAGCAACTTACAAAGAGAGACATTTCAATTTGAACATGGCTGCTACCAATATTCAAAAATTGGAGAAATGTGAGGCAAAGTCAACTTTTGGGTGCCATTTCTCGGTAACTAAACTAAAATAAGGAGGGAATCAATGAACTGATTACCAAAAAACTGCAATTCTCAATTGTATATTAACAAGAGAGGCAGCAACTTTCAGTTAAAAACAGATTTCTTCTTCATATGAACTATGAATTGTATGTGTTACCtcaaaaaatgggggtataaatggGCATGTACATAACCCTGTTGTTCAAGGGTCTATAGATCATCATTTTTTCTTACATTGGAGCAAAATTTTGTACCATTCTGATAAATTTATCGTTTGATTTAAGTAACACACCCAAAAATACATTTTTCATATAAGACAATAGATTTTAGCACAGAAGCTTTCCCTTAACAAAAAAAATGGCTGATTCCAAAGTTGTTTGGTTGCGCTTCTCTACCATATGGCTATAAGCAATGAAGGTAGGTTAAAAAGGTTAAATTTGGGAGGCTTATGATTTTTGTTGAAGTAGATTGAAAATGAAGGTGCAGTCTGATTTGAGGGAGAGCTGTGTGGTTGACTATTTGAGGTCTGCTAACATTGATTAAACTTAACATGTTGAGCATGAcagatcattttccattgaataCATTTGATACAAAGCACTTAAATATACTGCCAAAAATATCCAGGTAAGTCTAAGGAAAAAAATAGGTCTATTCCACGAGGAATAACATGGACTAAAATACTACACGACGAAATCATGTAGGAATATGGAATAAAACACTACACGACGGGATTAGAATATGTTAGAGGATTCATAAAGAAAATACATTATTTGTTGAAAAGACAAAGAAATTGGTGACCTTAATCAAATCCTCAACTTGTGTAAAATGTCTTAAGAACAAAGATTATAGAAAAAGTTAACATATAAAGAACAGCCACAAAATTTGGTGATAATGATAAAAACGTTGATCAAAACCAGTTCAAACCTTGAGCTTCTGGGCGTTGCCATGCTATTGGCGACCTACCTAATTCACTTTTACTTTGTCTCTGACTCAGGAAGAATGAGTGTATATAAATAAGTCGCTCATTTTAAGATTTGTGACGAACAAGAGTCAAGAATGGCAGGAATGTCTATTATGTTTAAGCTGGCCTCGCTTTTATCTCTAATTTCTGTCATACCATGGGCTGCTTATGCAACAGTTGTTCATCAAAAATTTATTGTGAGTTTAATTCTAATGCCCCACCAAATCTTAAGAATTCTATTAGCTAAATTTAGGATCAGCTTTATATGTTTAGATTTCTGGTTTTGATTATACGTGAGATTTTTATTATCGATGTTTTAGATCATATTCTATTATTCTCTTTTCTGGTTGTATCTCATCTTAAAGATGGATCATAAAATATGATCTGAAATGcagataatgaaataattgttgtACAATGACAACTAAAAAACTAACTGCATTGATATTATATACTCTGGAAATTTCCTGTTGTTAATATGATCATCTTTTCTAATTATTTTGCAGATTGGAACTCAGAAAGTGACTCGACTATGCAAGGAGCAAGAAATTGTCACAGTGAATGGACATTTTCCAGGCCCTACATTGTATGCTCGTGATAACGACAATGTTATTGTGCTGGTGGAGAACAATGGACCCTATAATGTTACCATACATTGGTGTGTTAGATTCAATCATCTTAATTTGATATTGGAGTTGTATGGAAGattatttttcaaattgtcaaCAATACTTGACATAGATTTTCTAAATTTCAGAAGAgttgtatgatttttttttgttttaattgtatatatttttcaatctaCATTTTACATCACATTCAGTGTTCTATCATTGTTGAAAATAAACCACATTCAAGTCTTAATTGATCCACGGAAAGCTCAACATAAAATCAGAGCCAAACCAGATTAGGAACCCCAAACGTTCTATAAAATAATGTtttcaaaattaaatataaatcacaCTCAAATCAAAAACGAGCTGATCCTAAAAAGATCAGTATGTCAATGAtagatccaaaaaaaaataaagattgaaaaatatatacattttaaaataaaaaacaatgatacaatacctCAATAGTTAATAAGAATTGTTCAAATCATGTACACCTAGAACTAATAAGTACTTATCTGATTTTTATTGGTAGGCATGGAGTCCGACAATTGAGAACTTGCTGGGCAGATGGGCCAGCCTACATTACACAGTGCCCCATTACTCCTGGAAATGCTTTCACCTACAATTTCAGGATTACAGAGCAGGAAGGGACCCTGTGGTGGCACGCCCATGTCTCATTTCTAAGAGCTACAGTTCATGGAGCTTTAGTCATTTATCCCCGGTTTGGAAAGCCTTATCCATTTCCTAAACCAGCTGCCGAGTTTCCTGTCATTTTAGGTAGAAGTCTTCACTCAATTCCAAATTTGGTTTCATTGTGTTTACATTTCTTTTGTAATGTTTGATGATTCTTAACATTTATATTGTGTGTCTGGCCTGTTTTAGGCGAATGGTGGAGCGCAAATGTGGAAGATGTGATAGCTGATGCAATTCAAAGAGGTGTATTACCATTAGAATCTGATGCATACACCATCAACGGTCAGCCAGGAGACTTGTATGAATGCTCTGCGAATGGTTTGTCACCTTGACTCATATAATAAAATTAGGAAAAATAATATCAACCATGGGAGAGATTCTTAGTAAactaatgttttgaaatttttgatttaacTAGTTAAATATTACATTCTTTTTAAATTTGAAGCTTAATTCCACTTGTTGTCACAGAATTGGATTAAAATGTTAAATCGATATTTAGttttaatcatggattaataagcCAGATTCTAGTTTGAGAGAgtaaattggatgattaaattgtTAGAAAACAAGAATGAGGATGGATAGGTTTGATTCATGTGGAATTATCTTTACATGGTTGGAGGGCAGCTCATGTGAATGAAGGTTATGATGATATGTGTTAGGACATACTTTGAAGATCCTATCAGATAGGACATACTTTGAAGATCTTTTCAGATATTTATTTTTTAAGTTAGTCAATTTTATTTTAATGACAGatcataaaatatcataaaaaatatttcataatatttttttGTCTTTAGATATTTTATGAAGTCAagctaaatttttattttaaaataaattatgatTTATGAAATTTAGAATAATAAACATGCTTTTTTatcatcaaatattattttatataaaataagaTCACACTTTCCATACTATGATAAAATATAGACAGAGAGGTTGATCACACTAATGATGAATCATTGAATATAATAGAAAGGTTGATCACAAGTTTTCAGCCTTACCATTGATCAGGAGGTGTGAACCTACAACTTAACCACAGTTTTATCATTATAATAAATTACAaaatgtgatctgaaatgttgtgTGATCCTACAACTTAATCACACTTATTTATCATTATCATGAACTACAAAATGTGATCTGAAACAACTTAATCACACACTTTTATCATTATCATGAACTATAAAatatgatctgaaacgttgattaAAATATCTCTCCAACAATGTTTGAGCTTTTATTAATCAATACATTTTAATGAAATGTTTGAGCTTAGACTAATTGATATTTATCAATTTAAACATTATGTGGGTTTGTgatatttgattatttttaataaaacactGCAACCTGAGACTAATTGAAAGAAGTTTGAATGCAGATACCTCAAGGATTTTGGTTAGAAGAGGGAAAACCTATCTGATCAGGATGGTGAATGCTGCCATGAATCATGCATTCTTCGTCAAAATTGCAGAGCACAAACTCAAAGTTGTGGCAGTAGATGCCTTGTATACAAAGCCATATACAACTGACCAAGTGCTAATACAGCCTGGTCAAACAATGGATGTGCTTATAACCACTTCAAAACCCTCAGGGCTCTTCTACATGGCCATCCGGGTATACAGCAGCCAAACTCGAGGGGGTCGTTTCATAAACACAACAACAACTGCGATATTAGAATACACGGGCAGCATCAATTATGTTCCTCTCATGCCCGCTCTTCCTCCATTTGATGATACCCAGTTCGCATTCAAATTCAGTACCGACCAAAAGAGCCTTCGGTCGTCAGTTCCACAGAGAGTAGACGAAGAAATGGTGATAACAGAGGGATTTGGACTTCTGACCTGCCCGAACAGATCCTGCGAGGGTTTCATGGGTGGAAGAGCAGTTGGAAGCTTCAACAATATTTCTTTTCTCTTACCAAATATCGATATCTTGCAGGCTTACTATCATGGTATTGATGGGGTCTTTACCAGAGATTTCCCAGAAAATCCTCCCTTGATATTCAATTACACTCAGCAAAATCCACCACTGCCAATGAGTTTTTGGGAGCCTGAGCTTGGAACAAAAGTAAAAGTTTTGAAATTCAACAGTAAAGTGCAAATTGTGTTTCAGAACACAGGCATACTTACTGTGGAGAACCATCCTCTGCATCTTCATGGACATGATTTTTATGTCGTTGGACAAGGATTTGGTAACTACAATCCTCGAACACATCCTGCTCATTTTAACCTgaaagatcctcaaaagttgaacaCTGTGGGAGTTCCTACTGGTGGGTGGGCAGCCATTAGATTTACAGCTAACAATCCAGGTaagtttgtttatgttgtttttatattttcttcattttttgtattGGTTAATTGTTGGATAAGTCATATTCGGATTAAAAATAGACTGTGCTTAAACAAGTCAATAGTTTAATAGTAGAGACTCTAGTAGCAAATGGAAGGTCTTAAGTTCAACTCATAGCTGGTCCAGGAAAAGCTCAACATAGCATCATAGCTAGGCTAGGCTATGAGCCCAAGCATTTTATAGTGTGGCTTAAGGGAGGAAAACATTCTATAGCATGGCTTAAGGAAGGATGTTGGATGCAGCTTAAGGAAGGATGTTGGGAAATATTCGGAGAAAAGATGGACTGGTCTTAAAAGGGAATGTTGAAAATAAACTTGTTTATGCTTCTTTATGTTTTCTTCAACTTACATCGGTTATTGTTGGAAATAAGTCAGATCTGGATTAAAAATGAGTTGGTTTAAAAAGGGCCAATATAGTTCAATGGTGGAGCACTCCAATAACAAATGGAAGGTCTAGAAAGCAATATGATATTATTGCTAGGTCAAGTTAGGAACCCCAAGCATTCTATAGAGTGGTCTATTGGAAATAACCCACATCCAAACCAAAGATGGGCTGGTCCTATAAGGTCCAATAGCTCATTTAGTAGAGCACTCCAACATCAAATGGAAGGCCTTAGATTCAAGCTCTATTTGGTCCATGAAAATCTCAACAAAGTATCAGAGCTCGGCCAAATTAGGAGCC includes:
- the LOC131033610 gene encoding uncharacterized protein LOC131033610 — translated: MWGVSRVVIAERRGNEIVEVDISSDHTPFRVDEFARVKSCGARVMSLYQIEVTLIQWIAVSLTHGFFVIANDGVFEFLCNKSVLDMVTYLLYYIFYIFFYEY
- the LOC131033614 gene encoding laccase-5, with amino-acid sequence MAGMSIMFKLASLLSLISVIPWAAYATVVHQKFIIGTQKVTRLCKEQEIVTVNGHFPGPTLYARDNDNVIVLVENNGPYNVTIHWHGVRQLRTCWADGPAYITQCPITPGNAFTYNFRITEQEGTLWWHAHVSFLRATVHGALVIYPRFGKPYPFPKPAAEFPVILGEWWSANVEDVIADAIQRGVLPLESDAYTINGQPGDLYECSANDTSRILVRRGKTYLIRMVNAAMNHAFFVKIAEHKLKVVAVDALYTKPYTTDQVLIQPGQTMDVLITTSKPSGLFYMAIRVYSSQTRGGRFINTTTTAILEYTGSINYVPLMPALPPFDDTQFAFKFSTDQKSLRSSVPQRVDEEMVITEGFGLLTCPNRSCEGFMGGRAVGSFNNISFLLPNIDILQAYYHGIDGVFTRDFPENPPLIFNYTQQNPPLPMSFWEPELGTKVKVLKFNSKVQIVFQNTGILTVENHPLHLHGHDFYVVGQGFGNYNPRTHPAHFNLKDPQKLNTVGVPTGGWAAIRFTANNPGVWLMHCHFESHTALGFEMVFIVEDGAGSFNSLPPPPPGLPHC